The Candidatus Synechococcus calcipolaris G9 nucleotide sequence TACCATCATTTTCATTAATTGTTTGATAGTTCAATTATTTATTTTCTATGCTGCAAGCTGAATTTATGCGGGTTTTTGAACTCTTTCAACTGCCCTTTATGCAACGGGCCCTGATGGCGGGGATTTTAACGGGGGCCTTGGGGGGAATGTTGGGTAGCTTTACGATTTTGCGGCAGCTTTCCTTTTTTAGTGATGCTCTGGGCCATTCAGCCTTACTGGGGATTGTCATTGGCCTATGGTTGGGTGTGAATCCGTCTTTAGTGCTATTGCCCTTTGCCGTACTATTTGCCTTGGGTGTCACCTACCTTTTGGAACATACGCGGCTATGGACTGATGCCCTCCTAAATATTATCTATTCTTCATCCTTGGCGATCGCAGTGATTAGTCTCAGCTTTATGGGTCAATATCGGGGCGGCTTAAATAATCTGTTATTTGGGGATATTTTAGCGGTACAGCCCCTAGACCTTGTATTAAGTAGCCTTCTGTTACTGGTGGGATTGATCTTCATTGGCTTGACCCTGCGTACCCAAATGTTAATGACGGTGAATGAATCCCTGGCCATTGCTCGGGGGGTATCCGTGAGGTTGCACCGCACCATTTTTGTGGTGTTGTTGTCCCTGGTGGTTGCGGTTTCGATTAAAACCGTGGGCGTATTACTCATTAGTGCCTTTGTGGTTATTCCCGCCTGTGCTGCCCGTCTCTGTAGTCGTCAATTTAATCACTATATTCTTTGGGCGGCAGGCCTGGGTTCCCTCAGTGCTGTGTTGGGGATGCTCGTCTCTGCCTCCGTGAATTTACCCTCTGGGCCAACGATTGTCGTCACTCAGCTTATTTTTTTTCTAGGGGCCAGTGGGTTTTCCGCCCGAACCTCCTAACCGAACGTCCTAAGTGGCTGGGTTCAATTAACCTAAAAATACTGGTAAAGGCTATCATCTCCCTGCCTGGGGGCCACACCGCGGTTCCCTTCTCTTACAAGTAATTGCGCCTACCTACTTACGCTAAAAACTTTGCTTGTTAAGGAGTTTGGACAAAAATGAAGTTTTGTATATGCTATATCTAGCAGTTTTTGATACCTCTATATCCATGTGCTAGAGTGGGTTCTATCCTTATGAGTAGAGAGTTCTGGTTTTCCATTACTAAATTAGCTAGGCTGCTAATCGCTGTCTAATCAATAGTTAGACCGCTGAACTTCTTCTGGGAAGTAATGCCTTAAAATCATCAGTGGGGCAAGCATACAAAGAAAATTGGAGTGGCATTAGCTTGGTTCTATAAGGCAATCAGCGGCATCGGCTATGATCTGAACAGTCATTTGCTTTTGTAGAGCCATACCGCTAGCTGAATAAGGGATTACGATGCTGTCGAGAGAAGTAAGACAATTACAAAATACTTGGGATCGAGGTGATTTTCCAAAGCATTTAGAGTGGATTGAAATTGACGGTATACGTGGATGGACTGGTCAGCGTATAGACTTTAAGTTTCCAATTGTTTGCATTTCGGGCGAGAACGGAATTGGGAAAAGCACTATTCTTCAAGCAGCGGCATCAGCGTATAAAAATGAAAGACAAGGCTTGAATCCTTACTATGCATCAGACTTTTTCCCAGATACCCCCTGGGAAAAGGTTACTAACGTATTTATTAGGGTGTCTCTCAGACAAGGAAGCCAGACTATAAACCATGTTGTAAGAAAACCAACCAATCGCTGGAGGGGTAATCCTGAGCGCAGTGAGAGAACAGTTATTTTCCTAGATCTTCGACGTACTCAGCCTCTTTATGCAAAATTAGGATACTCACAACTAATTCGAGGTAATCCTGTTGAGGGTGTTGCCAATATTTTCTCTGATGAAACTCTCCAACGCTTCTCAGCTATTGTTGGCAAATCTTATACATCAGCTAAAAGTGCTACTTTAAAGGACTCGCCAAATAGACCAGTTCCTGTGGTTGAAGTAGGTTCACTAAGATATTCGGGTTTCCATCAAGGTGCTGGAGAGTCTACTATTGCTGAGCTTCTTGCACTAAACATTCCTAATTACTCACTGGTTTTGATTGATGAAATAGAAACAAGCCTGCATCCCCGCGCACAACGGCGACTGATGAGAGATTTGGCAAATATTAGTCGAGAAAAGAAAGCACAATTTATTGTTACTACTCACAGCCCATACATTATGGAGGAGCTACCCCCCGAAGCGCGAGTTCATGTTTTGGGTAACACCGATAACAAACGTGTGGTTTTTGGTGTCTCTCCAGAGTTTGCTTTGACAAAAATGGATGACGTAGCAGTTCCAGAACTGGAAATTTATGTTGAAGATACACGCGCGAAGATTCTTATTGAAGAGATTGTTGCAAGTCGAGGGCTAGAATATTTGTCACGAGTGACCATAACTCCCTTTGGAAAAGCTTCTGTTGGAAAAGCATTAGGTTTAATGAAATCTGAAAACAGATTTCGTCAAAAAACTTTAGTGGTGCTTGAT carries:
- a CDS encoding metal ABC transporter permease encodes the protein MLQAEFMRVFELFQLPFMQRALMAGILTGALGGMLGSFTILRQLSFFSDALGHSALLGIVIGLWLGVNPSLVLLPFAVLFALGVTYLLEHTRLWTDALLNIIYSSSLAIAVISLSFMGQYRGGLNNLLFGDILAVQPLDLVLSSLLLLVGLIFIGLTLRTQMLMTVNESLAIARGVSVRLHRTIFVVLLSLVVAVSIKTVGVLLISAFVVIPACAARLCSRQFNHYILWAAGLGSLSAVLGMLVSASVNLPSGPTIVVTQLIFFLGASGFSARTS
- a CDS encoding ATP-dependent nuclease, with product MLSREVRQLQNTWDRGDFPKHLEWIEIDGIRGWTGQRIDFKFPIVCISGENGIGKSTILQAAASAYKNERQGLNPYYASDFFPDTPWEKVTNVFIRVSLRQGSQTINHVVRKPTNRWRGNPERSERTVIFLDLRRTQPLYAKLGYSQLIRGNPVEGVANIFSDETLQRFSAIVGKSYTSAKSATLKDSPNRPVPVVEVGSLRYSGFHQGAGESTIAELLALNIPNYSLVLIDEIETSLHPRAQRRLMRDLANISREKKAQFIVTTHSPYIMEELPPEARVHVLGNTDNKRVVFGVSPEFALTKMDDVAVPELEIYVEDTRAKILIEEIVASRGLEYLSRVTITPFGKASVGKALGLMKSENRFRQKTLVVLDGDQDPSTGCLQLPGNDAPEVTVFSELQADGWQSIADKLARSHSDMVDLCNRVMTEQNHHNWVKDIADHLLVGGDELWRAMVRRWCAITSYSQGCDNLFEHLGNEIDS